GTCAAACGGGCTATCAATAAGATAAACCCGGATGTTATCTATCACTTGGCGGCCTATAGCTCGCCAGCCCTCTCTTTCAAAGAGCCCGCTAAAGCAATTGACGACTCTCTGCATATGCAGATTAATATTTTCGAGGCGTGCCTAGAACTCAAACTTAAGCCCACTATACTGGTTGTGAGTACCGGCCATATCTATGGTAATGCCCCGGCCGACAAACTGCCTTTAGCAGAGGATGCTCCCGTGGATCTCACTACACCCTATGCTGTCGCTAAGTTTAGTCAAGAGGGCCTGTCTAACTATTACCGGCACCGGGGTATTAACTCTATTATCAGCCGAGCCTTTAATCATACAGGCCCAGGACAGCAGCCCGGGTTCTTGGTGCCAGACCTAGCATGCCAGATTGCTCGCTTAGAGAGCAAGGGTGGCGGAGTCCTCAAGGTTGGGAACCTAGACTCCAAGCGGGACTTTACCGATGTGCGCGATATAGTGCGCGCCTATGAGCTTTTGATAAAAAAAGGTAAGCCGGGCGAAATCTATAACGTCTGTAGCGGTCGGGGGCTTAGCGGGCAGGAGATTTTAGATGGATTACTGAAGCACACTACTATTGATATCCGTGTTGAGCAGGATCCGGAAAGGATGCGCCCTTCTGATATGCCTATTAATTACGGCGACTCATCCAAGGTTAAGAATATTACTGGCTGGGAGCCGATTATTCCACTTGAGCAAACTCTGGCCGATGTAATGAACGACTGGAGAGAACGAATTAAGCAGGAGAAGCATGCGTAAAACAGTTACATTTTCAATCGTTACCCCATCCTTCAACCAGGCAGATTTTTTGGAAAGGACTATGAATAGCGTCCTTGGCCAAGAAGGTAACTTTAAAATCGAGTATATAGTAGCCGATGGAGGCTCTACAGACAGATCAGCCCAGATCATGAAGGATTACGCTGACCGGGTCAAAAAGGGCACCTACCCCCTAAAGTGCAAGGGCGCAAAAGTCATTTGGTGGAGTCGCAAGGACAAGGGCCAGTCCGACGCAATTAATAAGGGTTGGCGAAAAGTTACGGGAGACTATGTAGCCTATCTCAACTCAGACGATTTATACACCCCCGGGGCACTGGAAGAAGCCCGGCTGGCGTTCGAGGAGAACCCTCAGGCCGATATGGTTTACTCTAATTGGGTGGATATTGATGAAAACGATAAGGTTATAGAAAAGCATGAAGTAATTCCTTTTGATCTGGATTTCGAGATTAATACCGGTAATCTAATTCCTCAGCCAACCGTATTCATCAAAAAACATGTACTGGATGAAGTCGGTCTTCTTAACCCAGAGTACCACTACGCAATGGATTATGATTTATGGGTTCGGATCGGCCAGAAGTTCAATATCCTTTATATTGATGCCTGGTGGGCGGCCTTTAGGCTGCATGACAGCTCCAAAACGGTATCCTTGGCTGACAAATTCTGGAAGGAAGAAAGAGCTATTAGCCGTAAGTATGGAGGAAAGTTCTTCTCCAGACTGTACTTCAGCCACCTGCGCCGTAATAAACCTTATATTTTTGAACCGATCGCAAAATTTTATCGCGCTGGGCGGATGGTAAAACACAGGCGCTATGGCCTCTTTGCCTCTAAGGTTAGAGCTAACCTAGCACGGCTTGTTAAGTGACCTAAGCCTCTTTGCCTAGCCAGCCCTCTTCAGCCAGGTCGGCTTCCGTCATCATCTTTACTAAGCCCTCAAAGCTTACCTTAGGCTCCCAGCCAAGTTCTTTTTTGGCCTTAGA
This region of Candidatus Dormiibacterota bacterium genomic DNA includes:
- a CDS encoding glycosyltransferase family 2 protein, whose amino-acid sequence is MRKTVTFSIVTPSFNQADFLERTMNSVLGQEGNFKIEYIVADGGSTDRSAQIMKDYADRVKKGTYPLKCKGAKVIWWSRKDKGQSDAINKGWRKVTGDYVAYLNSDDLYTPGALEEARLAFEENPQADMVYSNWVDIDENDKVIEKHEVIPFDLDFEINTGNLIPQPTVFIKKHVLDEVGLLNPEYHYAMDYDLWVRIGQKFNILYIDAWWAAFRLHDSSKTVSLADKFWKEERAISRKYGGKFFSRLYFSHLRRNKPYIFEPIAKFYRAGRMVKHRRYGLFASKVRANLARLVK
- a CDS encoding GDP-mannose 4,6-dehydratase; translation: MNVLITGAAGFVGRHLISLIGSKETTYGATLSEEGPGLLPVDLLDYNQVKRAINKINPDVIYHLAAYSSPALSFKEPAKAIDDSLHMQINIFEACLELKLKPTILVVSTGHIYGNAPADKLPLAEDAPVDLTTPYAVAKFSQEGLSNYYRHRGINSIISRAFNHTGPGQQPGFLVPDLACQIARLESKGGGVLKVGNLDSKRDFTDVRDIVRAYELLIKKGKPGEIYNVCSGRGLSGQEILDGLLKHTTIDIRVEQDPERMRPSDMPINYGDSSKVKNITGWEPIIPLEQTLADVMNDWRERIKQEKHA